A portion of the Enterobacter sp. SA187 genome contains these proteins:
- a CDS encoding OmpG family monomeric porin, with amino-acid sequence MKILLSRAALILCAGTFCAQATENNDWQFNIGAMYESENVEGQGEDMDGLYEPSVWFNASKGPWRVAVAYYQEGPVDYSGGTRGTWFDRPELEIHYQFIDREDFSLGLTGGFRNYGYHFKDEHNEDAGTANMQRWKIAPDWNLKLNDAWSFGGWLALYQFANDLNATGYADSRVETETGFTYKINDTFSVVTNYYLERGFNMDSGRNNGEFSTQQIRAYLPISLGNTTLTPYTRLDLDRWSNWDWQDDITREDHDMNRLGMLYAYDFQNGLSMTLDYAFEWQGHDEGSDDKFHYVGVGFNYAF; translated from the coding sequence ATGAAAATCTTACTGAGCCGTGCCGCCTTGATCCTGTGCGCCGGAACATTCTGCGCGCAGGCAACTGAAAACAACGACTGGCAGTTTAATATTGGCGCCATGTACGAAAGTGAAAACGTCGAAGGTCAGGGGGAGGACATGGACGGGCTGTATGAACCGTCGGTCTGGTTCAATGCCTCTAAAGGCCCCTGGCGCGTGGCGGTGGCTTATTATCAGGAAGGCCCGGTGGATTACAGCGGCGGTACGCGTGGCACCTGGTTTGATCGTCCGGAACTGGAAATTCACTACCAGTTTATTGACCGGGAAGATTTCTCCCTCGGTCTGACCGGCGGCTTCCGTAATTATGGTTATCACTTCAAGGATGAACATAATGAAGATGCCGGTACGGCGAATATGCAGCGCTGGAAAATCGCCCCGGACTGGAACCTGAAGCTTAACGACGCCTGGAGTTTTGGCGGCTGGCTGGCGCTGTACCAGTTTGCCAACGATCTCAACGCCACCGGCTATGCAGACAGCCGCGTGGAAACGGAAACCGGCTTTACATATAAAATCAACGATACCTTCTCGGTAGTAACCAACTACTATCTGGAGCGTGGTTTTAACATGGACAGCGGGCGCAATAACGGCGAGTTCTCCACCCAGCAAATCCGTGCCTATTTACCGATTTCGTTAGGTAATACCACCTTAACGCCTTACACCCGCCTTGACCTCGACCGCTGGTCAAACTGGGACTGGCAGGATGATATTACCCGCGAAGATCATGACATGAACCGTCTGGGTATGCTGTACGCGTACGATTTCCAGAACGGCCTGTCCATGACGCTGGACTATGCGTTTGAATGGCAGGGGCATGACGAAGGCAGCGACGACAAGTTCCACTACGTCGGAGTCGGCTTCAACTACGCGTTCTGA
- a CDS encoding LacI family DNA-binding transcriptional regulator yields the protein MSPTIYDIARVAGVSKSTVSRVLNKKTNISPQARDKVLKAMSELNYHPNKAARALTSSGFDAIMVIYTRPTKTTAGNPYFSEALHAITEKAEDAGFDVILQTSLSPADELQKCESKIMQKMIKGIIMLSSPANELFLAQLDKHGIPVVVIGKVEGQFENVYSVDTDNYHDSIAITDALIKGGHKNIACIHAPLSYHVSIDRVNGFKASLRASQLPLRDEWIIDGGYRQESALDAARALLSLPTRPDAIFATDSLKLMSVYRAAAEQNIRIPQQLTVVGYLNETLSFILNPPPGGIDVPSQELGAQSFDLIFKLISGKPCPRNVIVATTII from the coding sequence ATGTCCCCTACCATTTATGATATTGCGCGCGTGGCGGGTGTTTCAAAATCTACCGTCTCGCGGGTACTCAATAAAAAAACCAATATTTCGCCGCAGGCGAGGGATAAAGTTCTTAAAGCGATGAGCGAGCTAAATTATCATCCCAATAAAGCCGCCCGTGCGCTGACCTCATCCGGCTTTGACGCCATTATGGTTATTTATACCCGGCCGACAAAAACCACTGCCGGTAATCCTTATTTCTCTGAAGCCTTACATGCCATTACCGAAAAAGCGGAAGATGCAGGTTTTGACGTTATATTACAGACGTCGTTAAGCCCCGCCGATGAACTGCAAAAATGCGAAAGCAAAATCATGCAGAAGATGATCAAGGGCATTATTATGCTGAGCTCTCCGGCGAATGAGTTATTTCTGGCGCAGCTTGATAAGCACGGTATTCCGGTGGTGGTGATCGGCAAAGTGGAAGGCCAGTTTGAAAACGTCTATTCGGTGGATACCGATAACTATCACGACAGTATCGCCATTACCGATGCGTTAATTAAAGGCGGTCATAAAAATATCGCCTGTATTCACGCCCCGCTGAGCTATCACGTTTCCATCGATCGGGTTAACGGCTTTAAGGCCAGTTTGCGGGCCAGCCAGTTGCCGCTGCGTGATGAGTGGATCATCGACGGCGGCTACAGGCAGGAGAGCGCGCTGGACGCCGCCCGTGCCTTACTGAGCCTGCCCACACGCCCCGACGCGATCTTCGCCACCGACAGCCTGAAGCTGATGAGCGTCTATCGCGCGGCGGCAGAGCAAAACATCCGTATCCCGCAGCAGTTGACGGTGGTGGGCTACCTTAACGAAACCCTTTCTTTTATTCTCAACCCGCCGCCCGGCGGTATTGACGTGCCGTCCCAGGAACTAGGCGCGCAGAGCTTTGATCTGATCTTTAAGCTGATTTCCGGCAAGCCCTGCCCGCGAAATGTGATTGTGGCAACGACCATTATTTGA
- a CDS encoding ADP-ribosylglycohydrolase family protein, translating to MMALPADYYQRLYAGVLGKLIGVYLGRPFEGWRYQEIVDRLGHVDYYVHDKFDRPLVVADDDVAGTFTFIRALEDYGLADTLTAEQIGQCWLNYIIDKRTILWWGGNGNSTEQTAWLNLKKGIPAPLSGAASTNGKTIAEQIGSQIFIDGWALVAPGQPALAASLAQKAASVSHDGEAVWAAMLWAAMEAQAFICSDIQQLLEVGLSFIPADCEIARMIADVRRWHREDGDWHLTREKIDAQYGYDNYPGNCPMVPNHALMIMAMLYAPDNFQQAQCIINTSGRDTDCNAGNVGCLSGIMTGLAGIDAGPDWRGPLADRLLISSADGGFSINNAVRITDDLYDLGHQLAGLPRPAPRKDGAQFHFSLPGSVQGFRSLTPSVQVGNAAYQGRNMLCLDYPALPPDAPACVTTLTFSPPEVADMLSYASYDLLATPLVYPGQQLRATLFAPPDNRQTVMVRLCYRVYDENSERQLYYGEPQPLPPGGGITLAMTLPDCQGQPIAEVGIALTAPSAGRVLMDTLRWDGTPQLTLRKPAGKSDFWWRSWVNGADLLSRHYPDRIRISSERDEGVLIHGTREWRDYRIQCDLTLHLGDYGGLAFRFQGMRRYYAVRLTADEKLQLIRVRDDKVKVLAEAPRTFVFEREIAFDIRLQGRLIEATVDHLRLSVIDDDDNAFTDGGCGLLVFAGAISTAAMHISPVH from the coding sequence ATGATGGCCTTACCGGCAGACTATTATCAGCGCCTGTACGCGGGCGTGCTGGGGAAATTAATCGGCGTCTACTTAGGACGCCCGTTTGAAGGCTGGCGCTATCAGGAGATCGTCGACCGGCTTGGCCACGTCGATTACTACGTGCATGATAAATTCGACCGCCCGCTGGTGGTGGCGGATGACGACGTGGCCGGTACCTTTACCTTTATCCGCGCCCTGGAAGACTATGGGCTTGCGGATACGCTCACCGCAGAACAGATCGGCCAGTGCTGGCTGAATTACATTATCGATAAGCGCACCATTTTATGGTGGGGCGGCAACGGGAATTCCACCGAGCAGACGGCCTGGCTTAACCTCAAAAAAGGCATTCCCGCGCCGTTAAGCGGTGCGGCCTCTACCAATGGCAAAACCATTGCCGAACAGATTGGCTCACAGATATTTATTGATGGCTGGGCGCTGGTCGCGCCCGGTCAGCCCGCCCTTGCCGCCTCCTTAGCGCAAAAAGCCGCCAGCGTCAGTCACGATGGCGAAGCGGTATGGGCGGCGATGCTGTGGGCAGCCATGGAAGCCCAGGCTTTTATCTGTAGTGATATTCAGCAGCTGCTGGAGGTGGGCCTGTCGTTTATTCCTGCCGACTGTGAAATCGCCCGTATGATCGCCGACGTTCGCCGCTGGCACCGGGAGGACGGCGACTGGCACCTCACCCGCGAGAAGATCGACGCGCAGTACGGTTACGACAACTACCCCGGCAACTGCCCGATGGTACCTAATCACGCCCTGATGATCATGGCGATGCTCTATGCCCCTGATAATTTTCAGCAGGCGCAGTGCATTATCAATACCTCCGGCCGGGACACCGACTGCAACGCCGGTAATGTCGGCTGTCTGTCGGGGATCATGACCGGACTGGCGGGCATTGACGCCGGGCCGGACTGGCGCGGGCCGCTGGCGGATCGTTTGCTCATCTCCTCGGCGGACGGCGGTTTTTCCATTAATAACGCCGTGCGCATTACCGATGATCTGTACGATCTTGGTCACCAGCTCGCCGGGCTGCCGCGCCCGGCGCCCCGTAAAGATGGCGCACAGTTTCACTTCTCGCTGCCCGGCAGCGTGCAGGGTTTCCGTTCCCTGACACCGTCGGTACAGGTGGGCAATGCGGCGTATCAGGGCCGGAATATGCTGTGCCTTGATTACCCCGCCCTGCCGCCGGACGCGCCCGCCTGCGTCACCACCCTCACCTTTTCGCCGCCGGAAGTGGCCGATATGCTGAGCTACGCCAGTTACGATCTGCTGGCGACGCCGCTGGTTTATCCGGGTCAGCAATTGCGCGCCACGCTGTTTGCGCCGCCGGATAACCGGCAAACCGTCATGGTGCGGCTCTGCTACCGGGTGTATGACGAAAACAGTGAACGGCAACTTTACTACGGCGAACCGCAGCCGTTGCCGCCAGGCGGCGGGATCACGCTCGCCATGACGCTGCCGGACTGCCAGGGTCAGCCGATTGCCGAGGTGGGCATTGCGCTGACGGCCCCCTCTGCCGGACGGGTGCTGATGGATACCCTGCGCTGGGACGGAACGCCGCAGCTCACCCTGCGTAAACCGGCAGGCAAAAGCGATTTCTGGTGGCGATCCTGGGTGAACGGCGCGGATTTACTTTCCCGGCACTATCCGGATCGTATCCGTATCTCCAGCGAACGGGACGAAGGGGTGTTGATCCACGGCACCCGCGAGTGGCGCGACTACCGCATCCAGTGCGATCTCACCCTGCACCTGGGCGACTACGGCGGGCTGGCGTTCCGCTTCCAGGGGATGCGCCGTTATTATGCCGTGCGCCTCACCGCTGATGAAAAGCTCCAGCTGATACGGGTGCGCGACGATAAGGTTAAGGTTCTGGCCGAAGCGCCGCGTACCTTCGTTTTTGAGCGCGAGATCGCTTTTGATATTCGCCTGCAGGGCAGGCTGATTGAAGCCACGGTGGATCATCTCCGGCTTAGCGTGATTGATGACGACGACAACGCTTTCACCGACGGCGGCTGCGGGCTGTTGGTGTTTGCCGGTGCCATCTCCACCGCCGCGATGCATATTTCTCCGGTTCATTAA
- a CDS encoding glycoside hydrolase family 31 protein, whose amino-acid sequence MKTLKNWTLHTQSDHHLELLVDGQHKLCLYVLEETLFRVLVKRKGELALDRTWSIAPAQDVPWEGRARDDLSGFSCPAWTLSRTDDSLTVESAAMRVTVHQPLWLEWHYRDDAGAWQWLAGDRPTSAYLLNAHGDGVAHYLRREKTERFYGLGEKAGDLQRNGRRFEMRNLDAMGYNAVSTDPLYKHIPFTITRRDDVSYGLFYDNLSSCWLDLGNEIDNYHTAYRRWQAEAGDIDYYVFTGKRVLDVTKAFVRLTGKTLFGPKWSLGYSGSTMHYTDAPDAQHQLMNFIRLCAEHAIPCDSFQLSSGYTSINNKRYVFNWNYDKVPQPKVMSGAFHEAGIKLAANIKPCLLQDHPRYEEVAQQGLFIRDSESDAPERSSFWDDEGSHLDFTHPKTIAWWQNGVTTQLLEMGIDSTWNDNNEYEVWDGEARCHGFGREIAIKHIRPVMPLLMMRASMEAQQRFAPHKRPYLISRSGCAGMQRYVQTWSGDNRTNWDTLRYNTRMGVGMSLSGLFNVGHDVGGFSGDKPDAELFVRWVQNGVMHPRFTIHSWNDDRTVNEPWMYPAVTPAIRSAIELRYRLLPYLYTLLWQAHADDEPMLRPTFLDHEHDAQTFAECDDFMLGRDLLVASVVEPGQRQRRLWLPDNHSGWYDFYSGDWYSGGQWVTLDAPLEKLPLLVRAGAGLPLSERITHVDACADTSRELKLYPLKGVGKTSGLLFEDDGESWGYQEGNALWLTWEMSCDAGSISLNITRRGDYNPAWQALQVSLPAGEKRQLWVNGVATSEWRIG is encoded by the coding sequence ATGAAAACGTTGAAAAACTGGACGCTGCACACGCAGTCTGACCACCACCTTGAATTGCTGGTCGACGGGCAGCACAAGCTGTGCCTGTACGTGCTGGAAGAGACGCTGTTTCGCGTACTGGTGAAACGCAAAGGCGAACTGGCGCTGGACAGAACCTGGAGCATCGCCCCGGCGCAGGACGTCCCCTGGGAAGGCCGCGCCCGGGACGATCTGAGCGGTTTTAGCTGCCCGGCCTGGACGCTCTCCCGCACTGATGACAGCCTGACGGTCGAGAGCGCCGCCATGCGCGTCACCGTCCACCAGCCGCTGTGGCTGGAGTGGCATTATCGCGATGACGCAGGCGCGTGGCAGTGGCTGGCGGGGGATCGTCCCACCAGCGCTTATCTGCTCAATGCCCACGGCGACGGCGTGGCGCACTATCTGCGTCGTGAGAAAACTGAACGCTTTTATGGCCTGGGCGAAAAAGCCGGGGATTTACAGCGCAACGGCAGGCGTTTTGAGATGCGCAATCTGGATGCGATGGGCTATAACGCCGTCAGCACCGATCCGCTGTACAAGCATATCCCCTTTACCATTACCCGCCGGGATGACGTCAGCTACGGCCTGTTTTATGACAACCTCAGCAGCTGCTGGCTCGATCTGGGTAATGAGATCGACAACTATCACACCGCCTATCGCCGCTGGCAGGCGGAAGCGGGCGATATTGATTACTACGTCTTTACCGGTAAACGGGTGCTGGACGTCACCAAAGCCTTTGTGCGTCTGACCGGCAAAACGCTGTTCGGCCCCAAATGGAGCCTCGGCTACAGCGGTTCGACCATGCACTACACCGACGCGCCGGATGCCCAGCATCAGCTGATGAATTTTATCCGCCTGTGCGCAGAGCACGCCATTCCCTGCGATTCTTTCCAGCTGTCGTCCGGCTATACCTCCATCAATAACAAGCGCTACGTCTTTAACTGGAACTACGACAAAGTGCCGCAGCCGAAGGTGATGTCCGGCGCATTTCATGAGGCGGGCATTAAGCTGGCGGCCAACATCAAACCCTGTCTGTTGCAGGATCACCCGCGCTATGAGGAAGTGGCGCAGCAGGGGCTGTTTATCCGCGATTCCGAAAGCGACGCGCCGGAGCGCTCCAGCTTCTGGGATGACGAAGGATCGCATCTTGATTTTACCCATCCAAAGACCATCGCCTGGTGGCAGAACGGCGTTACCACGCAACTGTTGGAGATGGGTATTGATTCCACCTGGAACGATAACAACGAGTATGAAGTCTGGGACGGCGAAGCGCGCTGTCACGGCTTCGGGCGCGAAATCGCCATTAAGCATATCCGCCCGGTGATGCCGCTGTTAATGATGCGCGCCTCAATGGAAGCCCAGCAGCGGTTCGCGCCGCACAAGCGCCCGTATCTGATCTCCCGCTCCGGCTGCGCCGGGATGCAGCGCTACGTGCAGACCTGGAGCGGCGACAACCGCACCAACTGGGATACGCTGCGCTATAACACGCGCATGGGCGTGGGCATGAGCCTGTCGGGACTGTTTAACGTCGGCCATGATGTCGGTGGGTTTTCCGGCGATAAACCGGATGCCGAGCTGTTTGTCCGCTGGGTGCAGAACGGCGTGATGCATCCGCGTTTCACCATCCACTCATGGAATGACGATCGCACGGTGAATGAGCCGTGGATGTACCCGGCGGTGACGCCAGCGATACGCAGCGCCATCGAACTGCGCTATCGCCTGCTGCCCTATCTCTACACCCTGTTGTGGCAGGCCCATGCCGATGACGAGCCCATGCTGCGTCCGACCTTTCTCGATCATGAGCATGACGCGCAGACCTTCGCCGAGTGCGACGATTTTATGCTCGGCCGCGATCTGCTGGTGGCTAGCGTCGTGGAACCGGGTCAGCGCCAGCGCCGCCTGTGGCTGCCGGATAACCACAGCGGCTGGTACGATTTTTACAGCGGCGACTGGTACAGCGGCGGTCAGTGGGTGACGCTCGACGCGCCGCTGGAAAAACTGCCGCTGCTGGTACGCGCCGGGGCGGGACTGCCGCTGAGCGAGCGCATCACTCACGTTGACGCCTGCGCGGATACCAGCCGCGAGCTGAAACTGTACCCGCTGAAAGGCGTCGGTAAAACTTCCGGGCTGCTGTTTGAGGATGACGGTGAATCCTGGGGTTACCAGGAGGGTAATGCGCTGTGGCTGACGTGGGAAATGAGCTGCGATGCCGGATCCATATCACTGAATATCACCCGGCGCGGGGATTATAATCCCGCCTGGCAAGCGTTGCAGGTGTCGTTACCGGCAGGTGAAAAACGGCAGCTGTGGGTGAACGGCGTGGCGACCAGTGAGTGGCGCATTGGCTGA
- a CDS encoding MFS transporter yields the protein MSQDINNDIAVGKPRRIIKNLRWWVLVLFLLGVTVNYITRNSLGILAPELKDSLGITTEQYSYIVGAFQLAYTLFQPLCGWLIDVIGLKLGFMICAALWALACILHAGAGSWLQLAILRFFMGGAEAAATPANAKTLGEWFPKSERPVAAGWAGVGFSIGAMLAPPIIYFAHASFGWQGAFMFTGGLALLWVVLWWAFYHNPDKHPNLSKEELAHIQQDNEPLTEKLPFFTALKTVSKNKRFYGIAIPAFMAEPAWAVMSFWVPLYLAKEHGMDLKQIAMFAWLPFLAADLGSIASGYLTKLYTRWFGCARINSIVASSVTGAFLMISLAVVTLTRDPIIIIALISIGGFGHQIISCMLSALVVESFDKGQMATVNGMRGSCAWIASFLFSLLIGVTADKIGFNPLFVAMGFFDLIGAFFLVAFIAERRAKRA from the coding sequence ATGAGTCAGGACATTAATAACGACATCGCGGTCGGCAAGCCGCGACGCATCATCAAGAATCTTCGCTGGTGGGTGCTGGTGCTGTTTTTGCTCGGCGTCACCGTCAACTACATCACCCGTAACTCGCTGGGTATTCTGGCTCCGGAGTTAAAAGACAGCCTCGGCATTACCACAGAACAGTATTCGTACATTGTTGGCGCGTTCCAGCTCGCCTACACCCTTTTTCAGCCGCTCTGTGGCTGGCTGATTGATGTCATCGGCCTGAAGCTGGGCTTTATGATCTGCGCTGCCCTCTGGGCGCTGGCCTGTATTTTACATGCCGGGGCCGGAAGCTGGCTGCAGCTGGCGATCCTGCGCTTCTTTATGGGGGGTGCGGAAGCGGCGGCGACACCGGCCAACGCCAAAACCCTCGGGGAGTGGTTCCCGAAATCAGAACGTCCGGTGGCGGCAGGCTGGGCGGGGGTTGGCTTTTCAATTGGCGCGATGCTGGCCCCGCCGATTATCTATTTTGCCCATGCCTCTTTCGGCTGGCAGGGCGCCTTTATGTTTACCGGTGGTCTGGCATTACTGTGGGTGGTGCTGTGGTGGGCGTTCTACCACAACCCGGATAAACACCCCAATCTGAGCAAAGAGGAGCTGGCGCATATTCAGCAGGATAATGAGCCGCTTACCGAAAAACTGCCCTTCTTTACCGCGCTGAAAACCGTCTCCAAAAATAAACGGTTTTACGGCATCGCCATTCCGGCCTTTATGGCGGAACCGGCCTGGGCGGTGATGAGCTTCTGGGTGCCGCTGTATCTGGCGAAAGAGCACGGCATGGATCTGAAACAGATCGCCATGTTCGCCTGGCTGCCGTTCCTCGCCGCCGATCTGGGCAGTATCGCCAGCGGCTATCTCACCAAACTTTATACCCGCTGGTTTGGCTGCGCGCGCATCAATTCTATTGTTGCCAGTTCGGTGACAGGCGCGTTTCTGATGATCTCGCTGGCTGTCGTCACCCTCACCCGCGATCCGATCATTATCATCGCGCTGATCTCCATTGGCGGTTTTGGCCATCAGATCATCTCCTGCATGCTGAGCGCGCTGGTGGTGGAGTCCTTCGACAAGGGGCAGATGGCGACGGTCAACGGCATGCGCGGTTCCTGCGCGTGGATCGCCAGCTTCCTGTTCTCCCTGCTGATTGGCGTCACCGCCGACAAGATCGGCTTCAACCCGCTGTTTGTCGCCATGGGATTCTTTGACCTGATCGGCGCTTTTTTCCTGGTGGCATTTATTGCTGAACGTCGCGCTAAACGCGCCTGA
- a CDS encoding LacI family DNA-binding transcriptional regulator, whose protein sequence is MDKKLRIAEIAARTRLSASTVSRVLAGKANTSEKARAAVLACARELGVMDGMAAGRLLLNSLLVFAPQRAFDERSDIFYYRVIQSISKALAPHEVHLRYCALEENDSDANLFLAKMNDSDTQAAILLGIDDEHIHDLAADLAKPCVLINSRDRKMRLPAIAPDHRLIGEFAARYLFEMGHRHVMNVLCLRRYTMELRLAGIRDAWRAQNLRFSDNRDVLLVQSFSAREAEDRVGEWLDAQPAKTLPTAFLMGGDFLAAGAVKALQKRGLRVPQDVSVMSIDGFNLAAIQEVPLTAVHVPRDELGEEAVHLLQQRLIRPDGPTGTLLLNGRLAVRESVRRIRPDKRRTAVEREGLYDD, encoded by the coding sequence ATGGACAAAAAGCTCAGAATCGCCGAAATCGCTGCCCGTACCCGGCTGTCGGCCAGTACGGTATCGCGGGTGCTGGCGGGAAAAGCCAATACCAGCGAAAAAGCGCGGGCAGCGGTGCTGGCCTGCGCCCGTGAACTGGGCGTGATGGACGGTATGGCCGCCGGACGGCTGCTGCTCAACAGTCTGCTGGTGTTCGCGCCGCAGCGGGCCTTTGATGAGCGCTCGGACATCTTCTATTACCGCGTCATCCAGAGCATCAGCAAAGCGCTGGCGCCGCACGAGGTACACCTGCGTTACTGCGCGCTGGAGGAGAACGACAGCGATGCCAACCTGTTTCTGGCAAAAATGAATGACAGTGACACCCAGGCGGCGATCCTGCTCGGCATCGACGACGAACATATTCACGATCTGGCCGCCGATCTGGCAAAGCCCTGCGTGCTGATCAACAGCCGGGACCGGAAAATGCGCCTGCCCGCCATCGCCCCGGATCACCGGCTGATCGGCGAATTTGCCGCCCGTTACCTGTTCGAAATGGGCCATCGCCACGTGATGAACGTGCTCTGCCTGCGGCGCTACACTATGGAGCTGCGGCTGGCGGGCATTCGTGACGCCTGGCGCGCGCAGAACCTCCGCTTCAGCGATAACCGCGACGTGCTGCTGGTGCAGAGTTTCAGCGCCCGCGAAGCGGAAGATCGGGTAGGGGAATGGCTCGACGCCCAGCCCGCGAAAACGCTGCCGACGGCCTTTCTGATGGGCGGCGATTTTCTGGCGGCGGGCGCCGTGAAAGCGCTGCAAAAGCGTGGTCTGCGGGTGCCGCAGGACGTGTCGGTGATGAGTATCGACGGCTTTAACCTGGCGGCGATCCAGGAGGTGCCGCTCACTGCGGTACACGTTCCGCGCGACGAGTTGGGAGAAGAGGCGGTGCATTTGTTGCAGCAGCGGCTGATCCGCCCTGACGGGCCAACCGGTACGCTGTTACTTAACGGCAGGCTGGCGGTGCGGGAGTCAGTGCGGCGGATACGCCCGGACAAAAGGCGCACCGCCGTGGAAAGGGAAGGGCTGTATGATGATTAA
- a CDS encoding DUF1479 domain-containing protein encodes MAVTFASETLPADHKAAIRQLKQALRAQIGDVQAVFNQLSERIAARVAEINALKARGEPVWPVIPFADIKNGTLSEAQREEVKRRGCAVIKGHFPREQALGWDRSMLEYLDRNHFDEVYKGPGDSFFGTLEASRPEIYPIYWSQAQMQARQSSEMAQVQSFLNRLWTFESEGKQWFDPDVSVIYPDRIRRRPPGTTSKGLGAHTDSGALERWLLPAYQQVFAAVFNGKPEQYDPWNAAHRTEVEEYTVDNTTKCSVFRTFQGWTALSDMLPGQGLLHVVPIPEAMAYVLLRPLLDDVPDDELCGVAPGRVLPISAQWHPLLIEALTSIPALEAGDSVWWHCDVIHSVAPVTDQQGWGNVMYIPAAPLCEKNLAYAKRVKAALEKGASPGDFPREDYETNWADRFTLDDLNEHGKRALGMPV; translated from the coding sequence ATGGCTGTAACCTTTGCCAGCGAAACGCTGCCTGCCGATCACAAAGCGGCGATCCGTCAACTCAAGCAGGCGCTGCGCGCGCAAATCGGCGACGTGCAGGCGGTATTTAACCAGTTAAGCGAGCGTATTGCCGCCCGCGTCGCGGAAATCAACGCCCTGAAAGCCCGCGGCGAACCGGTGTGGCCGGTGATCCCTTTTGCCGATATTAAAAACGGCACCCTCAGCGAGGCGCAGCGCGAGGAGGTAAAACGCCGCGGCTGCGCAGTGATCAAAGGCCACTTCCCACGTGAACAGGCGCTGGGCTGGGACCGTTCGATGCTGGAATATCTCGATCGCAACCATTTTGACGAGGTGTACAAAGGACCGGGCGACAGCTTCTTCGGCACGCTGGAGGCCTCCCGCCCGGAGATCTACCCGATTTATTGGTCGCAGGCGCAGATGCAGGCGCGGCAGAGCAGTGAAATGGCGCAGGTGCAGTCTTTTTTAAACCGCCTGTGGACCTTTGAGAGCGAAGGCAAACAGTGGTTTGATCCGGATGTCAGCGTGATTTACCCGGACCGCATCCGCCGCCGTCCGCCGGGCACCACCTCGAAAGGGCTGGGGGCGCACACGGATTCCGGCGCGCTCGAGCGCTGGCTGCTGCCTGCCTATCAGCAGGTGTTCGCCGCCGTATTTAACGGCAAACCGGAGCAGTACGATCCGTGGAATGCCGCGCACCGTACCGAAGTAGAAGAATACACCGTCGATAACACCACCAAATGCTCGGTGTTCCGTACCTTCCAGGGCTGGACGGCGCTGTCGGATATGCTGCCCGGCCAGGGCTTGCTGCATGTGGTGCCAATCCCGGAAGCGATGGCGTATGTGCTGCTGCGTCCGCTGCTTGACGACGTGCCGGACGACGAGCTGTGCGGCGTGGCGCCAGGTCGCGTGCTGCCGATTTCCGCCCAGTGGCATCCGCTGCTCATTGAGGCGCTGACCAGCATTCCGGCGCTGGAGGCCGGGGATTCGGTCTGGTGGCACTGCGATGTGATCCACTCGGTCGCGCCGGTCACCGATCAGCAGGGCTGGGGCAACGTGATGTACATTCCTGCCGCGCCGCTGTGCGAGAAAAACCTCGCCTATGCGAAACGCGTTAAAGCGGCGCTGGAAAAAGGCGCATCGCCGGGCGACTTCCCGCGCGAAGACTATGAAACCAACTGGGCGGATCGCTTTACGCTGGACGATCTGAACGAGCACGGCAAGCGCGCGCTGGGCATGCCGGTTTAA
- a CDS encoding Cof-type HAD-IIB family hydrolase, with amino-acid sequence MTVKVIVTDMDGTFLDDAKTYDRDRFLAQFEQLQRRGIEFVVASGNQYYQLISFFPEIQDRISFVSENGALVYEHGQQLFHGELTRHEYQIVLGELLKDKGLNFVACGLESAYVSDRAPDAFVELMSHHYHRLKPVRDYHDIDDKMFKFSLNLPDSDIPQLIDALHVSLDGIMKPVTSGFGFVDLIIPGLHKANGITRLLKRWGISPGECVTIGDSGNDAEMLRMTDYSFAMGNAGDAIKAIARHRTDDNNHQGALNVIQAVLDGTGPFTA; translated from the coding sequence ATGACCGTTAAAGTTATCGTCACCGATATGGACGGAACTTTCCTTGATGATGCCAAAACCTACGATCGCGATCGTTTTCTGGCACAGTTTGAGCAACTACAGCGCCGCGGTATTGAATTCGTGGTCGCCAGCGGCAACCAGTATTATCAGCTCATCTCCTTCTTCCCGGAAATTCAGGATCGTATTTCATTCGTCTCCGAAAATGGCGCGCTGGTCTATGAACACGGCCAGCAACTTTTCCACGGCGAGCTGACCCGCCATGAATATCAGATCGTGCTCGGCGAGCTGCTGAAGGACAAAGGGCTGAACTTTGTCGCCTGCGGGCTGGAGAGCGCTTATGTGAGCGATCGCGCCCCGGACGCCTTTGTCGAACTGATGTCGCACCATTATCACCGTCTGAAACCGGTGCGCGATTATCACGACATCGACGATAAAATGTTTAAGTTCTCCCTCAACCTGCCGGATAGCGACATTCCGCAACTTATTGACGCGCTGCATGTCTCTCTCGACGGCATCATGAAGCCCGTCACCAGCGGCTTTGGCTTTGTCGATCTGATCATTCCCGGTCTGCACAAAGCTAACGGCATTACCCGCCTGCTGAAACGCTGGGGCATATCGCCGGGGGAATGCGTGACCATCGGCGACAGCGGCAACGATGCCGAAATGCTGCGTATGACGGATTACTCCTTTGCCATGGGCAATGCCGGCGACGCCATTAAAGCCATTGCCCGCCATCGCACGGATGATAACAATCACCAGGGCGCGCTGAACGTTATTCAGGCGGTGCTCGACGGTACTGGCCCCTTCACGGCCTGA